A DNA window from Tachysurus fulvidraco isolate hzauxx_2018 chromosome 4, HZAU_PFXX_2.0, whole genome shotgun sequence contains the following coding sequences:
- the ddx43 gene encoding probable ATP-dependent RNA helicase DDX43 isoform X1: protein MSDWEAEYDEIGEAISKTSHVNTATYTRWKAASNRDVTATTERERDVTVTTERERDVTVTQRDFNNRRQTRPLTLTLENSLIGRVIGRGGAKIRELEQTSGARIKINRGDYEGEVLIFGNSDVQQKASDLIKELIGTNTASGPGIYSGNQSSRSKSDTCWSACALQASAPPPSPIDWGAIRENREKYETLKWQDLPPLKKNFYIEADSVAKRSAEEIRNWRKENNNIFVDDLKEEVKRAIPNPVYTFEEAFSHYPGIMENIVRVGFQKPTPIQSQAWPVVLSGLDLIGIAQTGTGKTLSYLLPGFIHMDQQPVPRDKQNGPGMLVLTPTRELALQIEAECKKYSYKGFKSICVYGGGDRRAQVKSVTSGVDIVIATPGRLNDLQMNDLINLRSITYLVLDEADRMLDMGFEPQIMKIILDIRPDRQTIMTSATWPTGVRRLAKSYLKDPMMVYVGTLDLAAVDTVQQTVLIVQEEEKKEYVFDFIYNMEPEDKVLIFVGKKIVADDLSSDLCLRGIAVQSLHGDREQCDREEALQDFKDGRVRILVATDLASRGLDVHDISHVFNFDFPRNIEEYVHRVGRTGRAGRSGFSVTLVTRGDWRMAGELVHILERAGQEVPVELVLMAERYDRHQKEKEMFPTKPRGGRGQRGAKDGFRGGSNRRF from the exons ATGTCGGATTGGGAAGCTGAATATGACGAGATTGGTGAAGCCATCTCGAAGACTTCGCATGTTAATACAGCTACCTATACACGATGGAAAGCTGCCTCAAACAGAGACGTTACCGCCACCACCGAGCGTGAGAGAGATGTTACCGTCACCACCGAGCGTGAGAGAGACGTTACCGTGACCCAGCGTGACTTTAACAACAGGAGACAAACGCGCCCTCTGACACTAACTTTGGAAAACTCTTTAATCGGGAGAGTTATAG GTCGAGGAGGAGCTAAAATACGTGAACTGGAGCAGACAAGTGGAGCGAGAATTAAG ATTAACCGTGGAGATTATGAGGGAGAGGTGCTGATCTTCGGTAACAGTGATGTCCAGCAGAAAGCCAGTGATCTGATCAAGGAACTGATTGGAACAAATACAGCCAGTGGGCCTGGAATTTACAGTG GTAATCAGAGTTCACGCTCAAAGAGTGACACTTGCTGGTCAGCATGTGCACTGCAGGCTTCAGCGCCGCCGCCTTCTCCTATAGATTGGGGTGCCATAAGAGAGAATAGGGAGAAGTATGAAACTTTGAAATGGCAAG ATCTTCCACCCCTGAAGAAAAATTTTTACATTGAGGCAGATTCTGTGGCCAAGCGCAGTGCAGAGGAGATCAGAAACTGGAG AAAGGAGAACAACAATATCTTTGTGGATGATCTGAAAGAAGAAGTGAAAAGAGCAATTCCTAATCCCGTGTACACTTTCGAGGAGGCCTTTTCTCACTATCCTGGAATAATGGAGAACATAGTCAGAGTTGGTTTTCAAAAGCCAACTCCAATACAG TCTCAAGCTTGGCCTGTAGTTCTGAGTGGCCTGGATTTGATTGGTATTGCACAGACTGGCACTGGGAAGACGCTCTCCTATCTTCTCCCTGGGTTTATTCACATGGACCAGCAGCCTGT gCCTAGAGACAAGCAAAATGGCCCTGGAATGCTGGTTCTAACTCCTACTCGTGAACTGGCACTCCAGATAGAAGCAGAGTGCAAAAAGTACAGTTACAAAGGCTTTAAAAG TATCTGTGTTTATGGAGGAGGTGACAGACGTGCTCAAGTAAAGAGCGTTACCAGTGGTGTTGATATTGTTATTGCCACACCAGGAAGACTGAATGATTTGCAAATGAATGATCTAATAAACCTACGTTCCATCACATATCTG GTATTGGATGAGGCAGATCGAATGCTGGACATGGGCTTTGAGCCTCAAATCATGAAAATCATCCTGGACATTCGGCCTGACCGGCAAACAATTATGACCAG TGCCACTTGGCCAACAGGTGTGAGACGTTTGGCCAAGTCCTACCTAAAAGACCCCATGATGGTGTATGTGGGCACTCTAGACCTAGCA GCTGTGGACACAGTGCAGCAGACAGTTTTGATTGtacaagaggaagaaaagaaggaatATGTCTTTGACTTTATTTACAATATGGAGCCTGAGGATAAAGTGTTAATatttgttggaaaaaaaattgt TGCAGACGACCTATCCAGTGATCTGTGTCTGAGGGGGATAGCTGTGCAATCTCTGCATGGAGACAGAGAGCAGTGTGACCGTGAAGAAGCCCTACAGGACTTCAAAGATG GACGTGTGCGTATACTTGTGGCCACTGATCTGGCATCTAGGGGACTAGATGTCCATGACATCTCGCATGTCTTCAACTTTGACTTCCCTAGGAACATTGAGGAGTATGTGCACAGAGTTGGGCGGACCGGCCGTGCAGG GAGGTCTGGTTTTTCTGTAACCCTGGTCACGAGAGGTGATTGGAGGATGGCAGGTGAACTTGTACACATTCTAGAAAGAGCTGGACAG GAGGTACCAGTGGAGCTGGTATTGATGGCAGAGCGCTATGACAGACaccagaaagagaaagagatgttTCCTACTAAACCCAGAGGAGGAAGGGGTCAAAGAGGAGCCAAAGATGGGTTCAGAGGTGGCTCAAATAGACGTTTCTGA
- the ddx43 gene encoding probable ATP-dependent RNA helicase DDX43 isoform X2 — protein MSDWEAEYDEIGEAISKTSHVNTATYTRWKAASNRDVTATTERERDVTVTTERERDVTVTQRDFNNRRQTRPLTLTLENSLIGRVIGRGGAKIRELEQTSGARIKINRGDYEGEVLIFGNSDVQQKASDLIKELIGTNTASGPGIYSGNQSSRSKSDTCWSACALQASAPPPSPIDWGAIRENREKYETLKWQDLPPLKKNFYIEADSVAKRSAEEIRNWRKENNNIFVDDLKEEVKRAIPNPVYTFEEAFSHYPGIMENIVRVGFQKPTPIQSQAWPVVLSGLDLIGIAQTGTGKTLSYLLPGFIHMDQQPVPRDKQNGPGMLVLTPTRELALQIEAECKKYSYKGFKSICVYGGGDRRAQVKSVTSGVDIVIATPGRLNDLQMNDLINLRSITYLVLDEADRMLDMGFEPQIMKIILDIRPDRQTIMTSATWPTGVRRLAKSYLKDPMMVYVGTLDLAAVDTVQQTVLIVQEEEKKEYVFDFIYNMEPEDKVLIFVGKKIVADDLSSDLCLRGIAVQSLHGDREQCDREEALQDFKDGRVRILVATDLASRGLDVHDISHVFNFDFPRNIEEYVHRVGRTGRAGRSGFSVTLVTRGDWRMAGELVHILERAGQVPVELVLMAERYDRHQKEKEMFPTKPRGGRGQRGAKDGFRGGSNRRF, from the exons ATGTCGGATTGGGAAGCTGAATATGACGAGATTGGTGAAGCCATCTCGAAGACTTCGCATGTTAATACAGCTACCTATACACGATGGAAAGCTGCCTCAAACAGAGACGTTACCGCCACCACCGAGCGTGAGAGAGATGTTACCGTCACCACCGAGCGTGAGAGAGACGTTACCGTGACCCAGCGTGACTTTAACAACAGGAGACAAACGCGCCCTCTGACACTAACTTTGGAAAACTCTTTAATCGGGAGAGTTATAG GTCGAGGAGGAGCTAAAATACGTGAACTGGAGCAGACAAGTGGAGCGAGAATTAAG ATTAACCGTGGAGATTATGAGGGAGAGGTGCTGATCTTCGGTAACAGTGATGTCCAGCAGAAAGCCAGTGATCTGATCAAGGAACTGATTGGAACAAATACAGCCAGTGGGCCTGGAATTTACAGTG GTAATCAGAGTTCACGCTCAAAGAGTGACACTTGCTGGTCAGCATGTGCACTGCAGGCTTCAGCGCCGCCGCCTTCTCCTATAGATTGGGGTGCCATAAGAGAGAATAGGGAGAAGTATGAAACTTTGAAATGGCAAG ATCTTCCACCCCTGAAGAAAAATTTTTACATTGAGGCAGATTCTGTGGCCAAGCGCAGTGCAGAGGAGATCAGAAACTGGAG AAAGGAGAACAACAATATCTTTGTGGATGATCTGAAAGAAGAAGTGAAAAGAGCAATTCCTAATCCCGTGTACACTTTCGAGGAGGCCTTTTCTCACTATCCTGGAATAATGGAGAACATAGTCAGAGTTGGTTTTCAAAAGCCAACTCCAATACAG TCTCAAGCTTGGCCTGTAGTTCTGAGTGGCCTGGATTTGATTGGTATTGCACAGACTGGCACTGGGAAGACGCTCTCCTATCTTCTCCCTGGGTTTATTCACATGGACCAGCAGCCTGT gCCTAGAGACAAGCAAAATGGCCCTGGAATGCTGGTTCTAACTCCTACTCGTGAACTGGCACTCCAGATAGAAGCAGAGTGCAAAAAGTACAGTTACAAAGGCTTTAAAAG TATCTGTGTTTATGGAGGAGGTGACAGACGTGCTCAAGTAAAGAGCGTTACCAGTGGTGTTGATATTGTTATTGCCACACCAGGAAGACTGAATGATTTGCAAATGAATGATCTAATAAACCTACGTTCCATCACATATCTG GTATTGGATGAGGCAGATCGAATGCTGGACATGGGCTTTGAGCCTCAAATCATGAAAATCATCCTGGACATTCGGCCTGACCGGCAAACAATTATGACCAG TGCCACTTGGCCAACAGGTGTGAGACGTTTGGCCAAGTCCTACCTAAAAGACCCCATGATGGTGTATGTGGGCACTCTAGACCTAGCA GCTGTGGACACAGTGCAGCAGACAGTTTTGATTGtacaagaggaagaaaagaaggaatATGTCTTTGACTTTATTTACAATATGGAGCCTGAGGATAAAGTGTTAATatttgttggaaaaaaaattgt TGCAGACGACCTATCCAGTGATCTGTGTCTGAGGGGGATAGCTGTGCAATCTCTGCATGGAGACAGAGAGCAGTGTGACCGTGAAGAAGCCCTACAGGACTTCAAAGATG GACGTGTGCGTATACTTGTGGCCACTGATCTGGCATCTAGGGGACTAGATGTCCATGACATCTCGCATGTCTTCAACTTTGACTTCCCTAGGAACATTGAGGAGTATGTGCACAGAGTTGGGCGGACCGGCCGTGCAGG GAGGTCTGGTTTTTCTGTAACCCTGGTCACGAGAGGTGATTGGAGGATGGCAGGTGAACTTGTACACATTCTAGAAAGAGCTGGACAG GTACCAGTGGAGCTGGTATTGATGGCAGAGCGCTATGACAGACaccagaaagagaaagagatgttTCCTACTAAACCCAGAGGAGGAAGGGGTCAAAGAGGAGCCAAAGATGGGTTCAGAGGTGGCTCAAATAGACGTTTCTGA